A DNA window from Nitrospirota bacterium contains the following coding sequences:
- the nuoF gene encoding NADH-quinone oxidoreductase subunit NuoF, with protein MICAGTGCVANGSLKVKDALETELIKRNLQNEVKVVLTGCNGFCAKGPVIVVYPEDIFYQVVKPGDVPYLVEEHFIKGRPVQKFLYTPPTEKSTIPVMNDIPFFKHQVLRALRNRSLIDAEKIEEYIARDGYMAAAKALTEMTPEQVVSEVKRSGLRGRGGAGFLTGLKWELCARVTGDIKYILCNGDEGDPGAFMDRSVMEADPHSVLEGMIIAARGINAHYGYIYVRAEYPLAVHRLQIAIDQAMDRGLLGKDILGTGFDLDIEIYQGAGAFVCGEETALMASIEGKRGMPRAKPPFPAVKGLWMRPSVLNNVETFANVPPIILNGADWFSSLGTEKSKGTKVFALSGALNNIGLVEVPMGIPLKTVIFDIGGGIKNNRKFKAVQMGGPSGGCIPASLIDTPVDFENINKTGAIMGSGGMVVMDETTCMPAMAKFFLEFTEDESCGKCVPCRIGNKTLLSILTRITNGEGREGDIELLLALSQQIKDTSLCGLGQTSPNPVLTTIKYFRDEYEAHIKEHRCPARVCTPLVKFVVDKDKCKKCGLCFKACPAGALQWEKGQVAYIDPEKCTKCKSCIKACRFWSID; from the coding sequence ATGATCTGTGCAGGCACGGGTTGCGTGGCAAACGGATCGCTCAAGGTGAAGGACGCGCTCGAGACCGAGCTTATCAAGCGAAACCTTCAGAACGAGGTCAAGGTCGTGCTGACGGGGTGCAACGGTTTCTGCGCCAAGGGCCCGGTGATCGTGGTCTACCCCGAAGACATCTTCTATCAGGTGGTGAAGCCCGGGGACGTGCCGTACCTCGTGGAAGAACACTTCATCAAGGGGAGACCGGTCCAGAAGTTCCTCTATACGCCGCCGACGGAAAAAAGCACGATTCCCGTGATGAACGATATTCCGTTCTTCAAGCACCAGGTATTGCGGGCGCTTCGGAACCGGAGCCTCATCGATGCGGAGAAGATCGAGGAGTATATTGCCCGCGACGGCTACATGGCCGCGGCCAAGGCGCTCACTGAAATGACGCCCGAGCAGGTCGTGAGCGAGGTGAAGCGTTCGGGACTGCGCGGCCGCGGCGGCGCCGGGTTCCTTACCGGGCTGAAGTGGGAACTCTGCGCGCGGGTCACCGGCGACATCAAGTACATCCTGTGCAACGGCGACGAGGGCGATCCGGGCGCGTTCATGGACCGGAGCGTCATGGAGGCGGACCCGCACTCGGTGCTCGAAGGCATGATCATCGCGGCCAGGGGCATCAACGCCCACTACGGCTATATCTATGTAAGGGCCGAATATCCACTTGCCGTGCACCGTCTCCAGATAGCCATCGATCAGGCCATGGACCGGGGTCTGCTCGGAAAGGACATCCTCGGCACGGGGTTCGACCTCGATATCGAGATCTATCAGGGCGCGGGCGCCTTTGTGTGCGGGGAAGAGACGGCGCTCATGGCGTCCATCGAGGGCAAGCGCGGCATGCCGAGGGCCAAGCCGCCGTTTCCCGCGGTCAAGGGTCTGTGGATGAGGCCGTCGGTGCTGAACAACGTCGAGACCTTTGCGAACGTTCCGCCGATCATCCTGAACGGCGCTGACTGGTTTTCGAGCCTCGGGACCGAAAAGAGCAAGGGCACGAAGGTGTTCGCGCTTTCGGGCGCGCTGAACAACATCGGCCTCGTCGAGGTGCCGATGGGCATCCCGCTCAAGACCGTGATCTTCGACATCGGCGGCGGCATCAAGAACAACCGGAAGTTCAAGGCCGTGCAGATGGGCGGTCCGTCGGGCGGCTGCATCCCCGCCTCGCTCATTGACACCCCGGTGGATTTCGAGAATATCAATAAGACGGGCGCGATCATGGGATCGGGCGGTATGGTGGTGATGGACGAGACCACGTGCATGCCGGCCATGGCAAAATTTTTCCTCGAGTTCACCGAGGACGAGTCCTGCGGCAAGTGCGTGCCCTGCCGAATCGGCAACAAAACGCTTCTTTCGATCCTTACCCGGATCACGAACGGCGAAGGCCGTGAAGGCGATATCGAGCTGCTGCTTGCCCTTTCCCAGCAGATCAAGGACACCTCGCTCTGCGGACTGGGCCAGACCTCGCCCAATCCGGTGCTTACCACGATCAAATATTTCCGCGACGAGTACGAGGCGCACATCAAGGAGCACCGCTGCCCGGCCCGGGTCTGCACGCCCCTCGTCAAGTTCGTGGTGGACAAGGATAAATGCAAGAAGTGCGGCCTGTGCTTCAAGGCCTGTCCGGCCGGGGCGCTCCAGTGGGAAAAGGGGCAGGTCGCCTATATCGATCCGGAAAAGTGCACAAAGTGCAAATCGTGCATCAAGGCGTGCCGGTTCTGGTCGATCGATTAA
- a CDS encoding molybdopterin-dependent oxidoreductase yields MAMMTVTVDGKKVEIPAGSTILDAANAAGSRVPTLCHDNKLHPFGACRICLVEVEGTPRKFTPSCTTPAMDNMVVRTSTPALIEARRMVLELLLIKHPLDCPVCDKAGECQLQDLTHEYGLGTSRFDAEKGYLPPDYESAIIERNISRCILCGKCVRICDEQNGVGEWAFTRRGTKARISTDFDRPLDCEFCGECTEICPVGALTTRQFKYKARSWNLEGTTSVCNYCGCGCGISYETRDGKIMRVGPARGNYLCAKGRFGWDAAHSSERITTPKMRVGGVLMDCTWDEALSVIATNLKVIKNKRGPGSIGGLGSVRTTNEDSYLFQKFMRAVVGTNNVDMLARLKAPKGLNAAFFSGELNKIGEHHVILVLDSNVGEINPLTGIEIVRAAHQKDRKVILVNSSESNKFNRLASVVIPLSSEKAVEELVSAFSSAKGRSEVLNAVELLKTAASVAIIVPARVTNKEFVNIKVLSGQLKNVTHYPLVRRSNFQGSLDMGVNPAYYPGYRRVDADTTASFAGAWNAILPDTPGMNAVEMINAIAPGKLAALYIMGDDPVGSDRHLREPLDKLDFLVVQDIFMTETAKIADVVLPAAASAEKTGTFTNLERRLQQLNKAEEPVGESRPDWEIIMDIARRMGGSLQYASPRDIMNEIRSIVPLYADLAVGACWPREKSPLMNTDVDLSLSSDSIMKQEVITAERLLFSSGGTITRSHEIGTIRHLKIEV; encoded by the coding sequence ATGGCGATGATGACCGTAACGGTTGATGGAAAAAAAGTGGAAATACCGGCAGGATCAACGATCCTTGACGCCGCGAACGCGGCCGGTTCGAGGGTCCCCACCCTGTGCCATGACAACAAGCTCCATCCGTTCGGCGCATGCCGGATCTGCCTTGTTGAGGTGGAGGGAACGCCGCGCAAGTTTACACCGTCATGCACCACGCCGGCGATGGACAACATGGTTGTCAGGACATCGACCCCCGCGCTGATCGAGGCGAGACGGATGGTGCTCGAGCTCCTGCTCATCAAGCATCCCCTTGACTGCCCGGTCTGCGACAAGGCGGGCGAATGTCAGCTCCAGGACCTTACGCACGAGTACGGGCTCGGTACGAGCCGGTTCGATGCTGAAAAGGGCTACCTGCCGCCGGATTACGAGAGCGCGATCATCGAGCGGAACATCAGCCGCTGTATTCTCTGCGGAAAATGCGTCAGGATCTGCGATGAGCAGAACGGCGTGGGAGAGTGGGCCTTCACCCGACGCGGTACGAAGGCGCGCATCAGCACCGATTTCGACCGGCCGCTGGACTGCGAGTTCTGCGGCGAATGCACCGAGATCTGCCCCGTGGGGGCGCTCACGACGCGCCAGTTCAAATATAAAGCGCGCTCCTGGAACCTCGAGGGGACCACGTCGGTCTGCAACTACTGCGGCTGCGGCTGCGGCATCAGCTATGAGACGCGCGACGGGAAGATTATGCGCGTGGGTCCGGCACGGGGCAACTACCTGTGCGCGAAGGGCCGTTTCGGCTGGGACGCCGCTCACAGCAGCGAGCGGATCACGACCCCGAAAATGCGGGTCGGCGGCGTGCTCATGGACTGTACCTGGGACGAGGCGCTGTCGGTCATCGCGACCAATCTCAAGGTGATCAAGAACAAACGCGGGCCCGGGAGCATCGGCGGACTTGGTTCGGTCCGGACCACGAACGAGGACAGTTACCTTTTCCAGAAGTTCATGCGCGCCGTGGTCGGGACGAATAATGTCGACATGCTCGCGAGGCTCAAGGCGCCGAAGGGGCTGAATGCCGCCTTCTTTTCGGGTGAATTGAACAAGATCGGCGAGCACCACGTCATTCTCGTGCTTGACAGCAATGTGGGCGAGATCAATCCGCTCACCGGCATCGAGATCGTTCGCGCGGCGCACCAGAAGGACCGGAAGGTCATCCTCGTCAACAGCAGTGAGAGCAATAAGTTCAACCGGCTCGCCTCGGTGGTCATCCCGCTGAGCTCGGAAAAAGCGGTCGAAGAACTGGTTTCCGCTTTCTCTTCCGCGAAGGGCAGGAGCGAGGTGCTGAACGCCGTGGAACTTCTGAAAACGGCCGCGAGCGTCGCGATCATCGTCCCCGCCCGGGTGACCAACAAGGAGTTCGTGAATATCAAGGTCCTCTCGGGACAGCTCAAGAACGTGACGCACTATCCGCTTGTGCGTCGGAGCAACTTCCAGGGATCGCTCGACATGGGAGTGAACCCGGCCTATTACCCGGGGTATCGCAGGGTGGACGCGGACACGACCGCATCGTTCGCGGGCGCGTGGAATGCGATCCTGCCGGACACGCCGGGCATGAATGCCGTCGAGATGATCAATGCCATTGCGCCGGGCAAGCTCGCGGCGCTGTACATCATGGGCGACGATCCGGTGGGGAGCGATCGGCATCTCCGGGAGCCGCTCGACAAACTGGATTTCCTCGTTGTTCAGGATATCTTTATGACCGAGACGGCGAAGATCGCCGATGTGGTGCTCCCGGCGGCGGCGAGCGCGGAGAAGACCGGGACGTTCACCAACCTCGAACGCAGGCTTCAGCAGCTGAACAAGGCGGAGGAGCCGGTCGGCGAGTCACGGCCTGATTGGGAGATCATCATGGATATCGCGAGGCGTATGGGCGGGTCCCTGCAATATGCCTCTCCGCGGGACATCATGAACGAGATCAGGTCCATCGTGCCCCTGTACGCGGACCTCGCGGTCGGCGCATGCTGGCCGCGCGAGAAGTCCCCGCTGATGAACACTGACGTGGACCTTTCACTGTCGTCCGATTCGATCATGAAGCAGGAAGTGATCACTGCCGAGCGGCTGCTCTTCTCTTCAGGCGGTACGATCACGCGCTCCCATGAGATAGGGACCATACGACACCTTAAGATCGAAGTGTAG
- the nuoH gene encoding NADH-quinone oxidoreductase subunit NuoH, with amino-acid sequence MPGIHQIVNIVTSLVVPVVLLLAFVMLNAAYLSYMERKVLAHMQARLGPMRTGWHGLLQPIADGIKFMMKEDIIPAKADKWVFRIAPLILLTMAFGAIVVIPFGPSTDLFGLLTKKVPLSVSNLNIGVLYILAFASVGTYGVIMAGWASNNKYSLMGGFRSAAQMISYEIPMAFAIITVVLMAGSLNLSDIVNAQENRWFIAALPVGPVAFFLYLFAGIAETNRVPFDLPEAESELVAGYFTEYSGIRFALFFMAEYISMMVVSLLVSIMFLGGWLPVQILPQTLGHIAPIAWINRLLAAVPPTMWLLVKLYFFLFFYMWLRATLPRYRYDQLMTLSWKFLLPLSLGTLLVAAGMKQMGWL; translated from the coding sequence ATGCCAGGAATACATCAAATCGTGAATATCGTCACCAGCCTCGTTGTTCCGGTGGTCCTGTTGCTGGCTTTTGTCATGCTGAACGCCGCCTATCTTTCCTATATGGAACGCAAGGTGCTCGCGCACATGCAGGCGAGGCTCGGGCCGATGAGGACCGGATGGCACGGGCTGCTCCAGCCTATTGCGGATGGAATAAAGTTCATGATGAAAGAGGACATCATCCCGGCCAAGGCCGATAAATGGGTGTTCCGCATCGCGCCGCTCATCCTGCTCACCATGGCCTTCGGCGCCATTGTTGTCATCCCCTTCGGTCCGTCCACGGATTTGTTCGGACTTCTCACCAAAAAGGTGCCGCTTTCCGTGTCAAACCTGAACATCGGCGTGCTGTATATCCTCGCATTTGCCAGCGTCGGGACCTATGGCGTGATCATGGCGGGCTGGGCTTCCAATAATAAATATTCCCTCATGGGAGGGTTCCGCTCGGCGGCCCAGATGATCAGCTACGAGATCCCCATGGCTTTCGCCATCATCACCGTGGTGCTCATGGCCGGGTCGCTGAACCTGTCGGATATTGTGAATGCCCAGGAGAACCGGTGGTTCATTGCGGCCTTGCCGGTCGGTCCGGTGGCGTTCTTTCTCTACCTGTTTGCAGGCATCGCCGAAACGAACCGTGTGCCCTTTGACCTGCCCGAGGCGGAGAGCGAGCTTGTGGCCGGGTACTTCACCGAGTACAGCGGCATCCGGTTTGCGTTGTTCTTCATGGCCGAATATATAAGCATGATGGTCGTGTCGCTGCTTGTCTCCATCATGTTCCTCGGGGGGTGGCTGCCGGTGCAGATCCTGCCGCAAACCCTCGGCCATATTGCTCCGATAGCCTGGATAAACCGCCTGCTGGCCGCAGTTCCACCGACGATGTGGCTGCTTGTTAAGCTGTATTTCTTTCTCTTCTTCTATATGTGGCTTCGGGCCACGCTCCCGCGGTATCGGTATGACCAGCTCATGACGCTCTCGTGGAAGTTCCTGCTGCCCCTGTCGCTCGGCACCCTGCTGGTGGCGGCGGGAATGAAACAGATGGGATGGCTGTAG
- the nuoI gene encoding NADH-quinone oxidoreductase subunit NuoI: MNKVKKLLKMIFLVEIAQGLALTLKTMLAPAVTRQYPTFKRKPIPGSRGLHAMRRDEKGNPACIGCGLCEAVCPAKAITVVTTEGPGHEKVVNSYELDLFRCVFCGFCIDACPVSAILMTPEFELACYSRKDAFYTRDRLVEVGDNYMGRKAAKKP, from the coding sequence ATGAACAAAGTGAAAAAGCTGCTTAAAATGATCTTCCTGGTCGAGATAGCCCAGGGCCTGGCCCTGACGCTCAAGACCATGCTGGCCCCGGCGGTCACCCGGCAGTACCCGACGTTCAAACGCAAGCCGATCCCGGGCTCGCGCGGGCTTCATGCCATGCGGCGGGATGAGAAGGGGAACCCGGCGTGCATCGGGTGCGGTTTGTGCGAGGCGGTCTGTCCGGCCAAGGCCATAACCGTGGTCACCACGGAGGGGCCCGGGCACGAAAAGGTCGTGAACTCCTATGAACTCGACCTGTTCCGGTGCGTGTTCTGCGGATTCTGCATCGATGCGTGTCCGGTGTCCGCGATCCTGATGACGCCCGAATTCGAGCTTGCCTGTTATTCCCGGAAGGACGCGTTCTACACCAGAGACCGTCTCGTTGAAGTGGGGGACAACTATATGGGCAGGAAGGCGGCAAAAAAACCATGA
- a CDS encoding NADH-quinone oxidoreductase subunit J: MMNKIIFIYFALVILVSALLTITRRNPVHSIMFMLLLFFHIAGVFVLLHAEFLAAVQLIVYAGAILILYLFVVMLLNVDKESSAARANRFWPWMIAFGVLIAGEIMLLISRGSFPAEAGQSMWPADMGIKELGIVLYQKYLIPFEIASVILLVGLVGAVMLAKKQEKE; the protein is encoded by the coding sequence ATGATGAACAAGATCATATTCATCTACTTCGCCCTTGTTATCCTAGTATCGGCGCTTCTGACCATCACGCGCCGAAACCCGGTGCACAGCATCATGTTCATGCTGCTCCTGTTTTTCCATATCGCGGGTGTCTTTGTGCTGCTCCATGCCGAGTTCCTCGCTGCAGTGCAGCTCATTGTGTACGCCGGCGCCATCCTGATCCTTTACCTTTTTGTAGTCATGCTTTTGAATGTGGACAAGGAAAGTTCCGCTGCCCGGGCGAACCGGTTCTGGCCCTGGATGATCGCATTCGGCGTGCTTATTGCGGGAGAGATCATGCTGTTGATCTCGCGCGGTTCGTTCCCGGCAGAGGCGGGTCAATCCATGTGGCCTGCCGACATGGGGATCAAGGAACTGGGCATCGTACTCTATCAGAAGTATCTGATCCCGTTCGAGATCGCATCCGTCATCCTCCTCGTGGGGTTGGTGGGCGCTGTTATGCTGGCGAAGAAGCAGGAAAAAGAGTAA
- the nuoK gene encoding NADH-quinone oxidoreductase subunit NuoK, whose product MIPLSWYIMLSAALFTIGVVGVLSRRNIFIILMSIELMLNAANINLIAFSHYLQSLTGQIFVIFVVTVAAAEAAVALAIIILISRNRGTVYADEFTIMKG is encoded by the coding sequence ATGATACCCCTGTCCTGGTACATAATGCTGAGTGCGGCGCTGTTCACCATCGGTGTCGTCGGCGTGCTTTCCCGGCGCAACATATTCATTATTCTCATGTCCATCGAGCTCATGCTGAACGCGGCGAACATCAACCTGATCGCATTTTCACACTATCTGCAATCGCTCACCGGCCAGATATTCGTGATCTTTGTCGTCACCGTGGCGGCGGCAGAGGCGGCTGTGGCGCTTGCGATCATCATCCTGATCTCGCGGAACCGCGGGACCGTGTACGCGGATGAGTTTACTATCATGAAGGGATAA
- the nuoL gene encoding NADH-quinone oxidoreductase subunit L produces MLKYTLIPLLPFAGFLIAGLFGKYLKEKAAYFPIAGVIGAFILSVSAFFDVVGGVQLNENFYSWISIGTLSVNVGFQIDQLTAVMLLVVTTLSSLIHIYSVGYMHGDKGYPRFFSYLALFTFFMLVLVMANNFLLMFVGWEGVGLCSYLLIGFWYEKKSASDAGIKAFVVNRVGDFGFVLAVLLIFLTFGTLDFSEVFASVPSFVGTTTYHLFGGEISVITLIALLLFLGATGKSAQLPLYVWLPDAMEGPTPVSALIHAATMVTAGVFMIARCAPIFSLSETAMNTVAIVGGLTAVFAATIGLVQNDIKRVIAYSTISQLGYMFLALGVGAFSAGIFHLTTHAFFKGLLFLASGSVIHALSGEQDMRKMGALRSRIKITHIVFIIGSLALAGIFPFAGFFSKDEILWSAYNASPLGRALWVLGVVGAFMTAFYSFRLIYLAFYGKSRVDHEVLHHVHESPQVMTVPLVILAFFSVVIGWIGMPGAIISHANLFGDFLAPLFPHAVHAGEESHWLELGLMFFSVIVALGGIRLAYSLYVENTAVPDRIVKKFKGAYTLLLNKYYVDEIYNAVFVDGVVHKTAKFLYTVGDVKIIDGFVNGLANAIGRASQSGRKLQTGYLQQYAFTMGLGLVVLLGLYYVLKF; encoded by the coding sequence ATGCTCAAGTATACCTTGATACCGCTGTTGCCGTTCGCCGGCTTTTTGATCGCGGGTTTGTTCGGTAAATACCTGAAGGAAAAGGCGGCCTATTTTCCCATTGCGGGCGTTATCGGCGCGTTCATCCTGTCCGTCAGCGCATTTTTCGATGTGGTCGGCGGCGTGCAACTCAACGAGAACTTTTACTCCTGGATCTCCATCGGGACCCTCTCGGTGAACGTGGGGTTTCAGATCGATCAGCTTACCGCGGTCATGTTGCTCGTCGTGACCACACTCAGTTCGCTCATCCATATCTACTCCGTGGGCTACATGCACGGCGACAAGGGATATCCCCGGTTTTTCTCCTACCTGGCGCTCTTTACGTTCTTCATGCTCGTGCTGGTGATGGCCAATAACTTTCTGCTCATGTTTGTCGGCTGGGAGGGCGTCGGCCTCTGTTCCTACCTGCTGATCGGATTCTGGTACGAGAAAAAATCCGCCTCGGACGCCGGCATTAAGGCCTTTGTCGTGAACCGCGTCGGTGACTTCGGGTTCGTTCTCGCAGTCCTGCTCATTTTTCTCACCTTCGGAACGCTTGATTTCTCGGAGGTCTTTGCGTCGGTGCCCTCGTTCGTCGGGACCACCACGTACCATCTTTTTGGCGGTGAGATCAGCGTCATAACGCTCATCGCGCTCCTCCTGTTCCTTGGCGCAACGGGCAAGTCCGCCCAGCTGCCGCTCTATGTCTGGCTGCCCGATGCCATGGAAGGTCCGACTCCGGTCAGCGCTCTGATCCACGCCGCGACCATGGTCACCGCCGGCGTGTTCATGATCGCGCGCTGCGCACCGATCTTCTCGCTCTCCGAGACCGCGATGAACACGGTGGCGATCGTCGGCGGCCTGACCGCCGTCTTTGCCGCCACCATCGGCCTGGTGCAGAACGACATCAAGCGCGTGATCGCCTATTCCACGATCAGTCAGCTCGGCTACATGTTCCTCGCGCTGGGGGTCGGCGCGTTCTCGGCCGGCATCTTCCACCTTACGACGCACGCCTTCTTTAAAGGGCTCCTGTTCCTGGCCTCGGGCAGCGTCATCCACGCGCTGTCCGGCGAGCAGGACATGCGCAAGATGGGCGCGCTCAGGTCCAGGATAAAGATCACCCACATCGTTTTCATCATCGGCTCACTGGCGCTCGCCGGCATTTTCCCGTTCGCGGGTTTCTTCAGCAAGGATGAGATCCTCTGGAGCGCCTACAATGCGTCGCCGCTCGGGCGGGCGCTCTGGGTGCTCGGCGTGGTCGGCGCGTTCATGACCGCGTTCTACTCGTTCAGGCTGATCTACCTTGCTTTCTACGGAAAATCACGCGTTGACCACGAGGTCCTGCACCACGTGCACGAATCTCCACAGGTGATGACCGTGCCGCTCGTGATCCTCGCATTTTTTTCCGTGGTCATCGGATGGATCGGCATGCCGGGCGCGATCATTTCGCATGCGAACCTGTTCGGTGATTTTCTTGCGCCGCTCTTCCCCCATGCCGTGCATGCGGGGGAGGAAAGCCACTGGCTTGAGCTCGGGTTGATGTTCTTTTCGGTCATCGTTGCGCTCGGAGGCATCAGACTTGCCTACTCGCTGTATGTCGAAAACACCGCGGTCCCCGATCGCATCGTGAAAAAATTCAAAGGCGCGTACACCCTGCTGCTTAACAAATATTATGTTGACGAGATCTATAACGCCGTCTTCGTGGACGGCGTGGTCCATAAGACGGCGAAGTTCCTCTACACGGTGGGAGATGTCAAAATCATTGATGGTTTTGTCAATGGATTGGCAAATGCCATCGGCAGGGCAAGCCAGAGCGGCAGGAAGCTCCAGACGGGCTATTTACAGCAGTACGCCTTCACCATGGGCCTGGGCCTCGTGGTGCTGCTCGGATTGTACTATGTTTTAAAGTTTTAA
- a CDS encoding NADH-quinone oxidoreductase subunit M, with translation MLELKLHQLDYPLLSLMIFIPVLGSFILLFIRKAAAVRWIALAFSIVELGLCVPLLLNFDGSVPHMQFGESLSWIAAWDINYRLGVDGISILFVALTTLLTTISIMVSWTAIQDRVREFMIAMLFLEAAIIGVFLSLDLFLFYLFWEAMLIPMYLLIGVWGGPNRLYAAVKFFLYTLVGSVLMLVAIIAVYFAAGNTFDVLAIMNHQFTPAFQFWAFAAFFAAFAVKVPMFPVHTWLPDAHVEAPTAGSIILAGILIKMGAYGFLRFSLPFFPDAAIAWTPAIMILSVIGIIYGAYMAFAQTDFKKLIAYSSVSHMGFVTLGIFAMNLQGMEGGILQMLNHGVSTGALFLAVGVIYERTHTRLIADYGGIAAKVPVYATFLMIITLSSIGLPGTNGFIGEFTILLGAFLHYKPYAVIASLGIILGAGYMLWLYQRVAFGTITNPHNEHLADMNAREVVAALPLVALVFIVGLYPNAAFGVMHTSVANLLQHVNAKMQSAPAVTQALGTLIGN, from the coding sequence ATGCTCGAACTTAAACTCCACCAGCTCGATTATCCGTTGCTGAGCCTCATGATATTCATCCCGGTGCTCGGCTCGTTCATCCTGCTGTTCATCCGGAAAGCGGCCGCAGTTCGCTGGATCGCGCTCGCCTTCTCGATCGTCGAGCTTGGCCTGTGTGTGCCGCTTCTCCTGAATTTCGACGGCTCCGTGCCGCACATGCAGTTCGGCGAGAGCCTGTCCTGGATCGCGGCATGGGACATCAACTATCGACTCGGCGTTGACGGCATCAGCATTCTGTTCGTGGCACTGACCACGCTGCTCACCACGATCTCCATCATGGTGTCGTGGACAGCCATTCAGGACCGCGTGAGGGAGTTCATGATCGCGATGTTGTTCCTGGAGGCGGCGATCATCGGCGTATTCCTTTCCCTCGACCTGTTCCTCTTCTACCTGTTCTGGGAAGCCATGCTGATCCCCATGTACCTCCTGATCGGCGTGTGGGGCGGCCCGAACCGGCTCTACGCCGCCGTCAAGTTCTTTCTCTACACCCTGGTCGGAAGTGTGCTCATGCTTGTCGCGATCATTGCGGTGTATTTTGCCGCGGGCAATACCTTTGACGTGCTTGCGATCATGAACCACCAGTTCACCCCGGCATTCCAGTTCTGGGCATTCGCGGCGTTCTTTGCGGCGTTCGCGGTCAAAGTGCCGATGTTCCCGGTCCACACCTGGTTGCCGGACGCTCACGTGGAGGCGCCGACGGCGGGCAGCATCATCCTGGCGGGGATCCTCATCAAGATGGGCGCGTACGGCTTCCTCCGGTTCTCGCTGCCTTTTTTCCCGGACGCGGCCATTGCCTGGACACCGGCGATCATGATATTGTCCGTGATCGGCATCATCTACGGCGCCTACATGGCCTTTGCCCAGACGGACTTCAAGAAGCTTATCGCCTATTCGAGCGTGAGCCATATGGGTTTTGTGACGCTCGGCATCTTCGCGATGAACCTCCAGGGCATGGAGGGCGGCATTCTCCAGATGCTGAATCACGGCGTGTCCACCGGAGCGCTGTTCCTTGCCGTGGGCGTGATCTATGAGCGCACGCACACCAGGCTGATCGCCGACTACGGCGGCATTGCGGCAAAGGTTCCGGTCTATGCCACATTCCTGATGATCATCACACTTTCCTCGATCGGTCTGCCCGGCACGAACGGCTTCATCGGCGAGTTCACGATCCTGCTCGGCGCGTTCCTGCATTACAAACCCTATGCCGTGATCGCCTCGCTCGGCATCATCCTTGGCGCGGGATACATGCTCTGGCTCTACCAGCGCGTTGCCTTCGGAACAATCACCAATCCGCACAATGAACACCTCGCGGACATGAACGCGCGTGAGGTGGTCGCGGCGCTACCGCTCGTTGCGCTGGTGTTCATCGTCGGTCTGTACCCGAACGCGGCCTTCGGGGTCATGCACACTTCGGTGGCGAACCTGCTCCAGCACGTGAATGCAAAAATGCAGTCCGCCCCGGCGGTGACGCAGGCGCTGGGCACGCTTATAGGAAATTAA